One Neochlamydia sp. AcF84 genomic window, AGAGGGCGACCTGCTCTATAGCACTATAAATTTTTTTCTCCTATTAATCCAGTTTGTTAATGGGCGAGCTGTTACGCCAAACACCTCACGAGCTGTAGCCATTGAGCCGCCATTCTCTATATAATTTAAAGCTTTTTTTCTTAAATCATGGAGGGATGTCATGCCGCTTGATCATAGTATCCTCAGAAAAATAAAATTTAGATAACCATAGAGCCAATTTAAGTAATAGAAAAATTTTCGCTAATTAATATAGTCTACCCGAACATCTCAATGTTGGAGGAAACCGAGGATTTTCAAAAACCTACTTGGCTAATCCCTACATTCTGGAAAGCAGGCTCGGCTTTTAATGGGAAAAACGACCATGAAACTATTACAAGTATAGAGGCTTAAAAATTTGAGGAGCATAAAAACCTTTGTCTACAGTTTCTAAAAGTCGCAGCGCTGCAGGGCTTGGAACATGGGTTCTAGATTCCCAAGATTGAACTGTCTTTACGTTTACATTTAAGGCTTTTGCAAAAATTCCTTGGGAATAAGGATTTTTCTCTCTGATTCTCTTAATATCGATAGTTTTATATTTATTTGGAGGCTCAGGGATTTCGATAAGCCCCGACTTTAAGCGTAACCTTTCTTAGTATGAGTGCTAGAACTTCTTCAAGCCCTTTAAATAACTTACTCATTTTTATTCTTTTTTTGATTGCTTTAGCTATTTGTTTTAACTCCACTTTCTCTTCTTGAGATAAATTTTCTTGCTCATTTTTTGAATAAATGAACAATGAGAAAAGAATCACTCGATCTTCTATATTTAAATAGCCTACTCTAAATCCACCCTTTTTTCCTTTAGGAGTTGATTTCAAGTGAGCTTTCCTTATTCCTCCTGTTCCAGTAATTACATCCCCTTGCTCTGAGTTTTCGGCTAAGCTTTTTTTGAAATCATCGATATCTTCTATCTTACCGAGGAAAATTTTTATAGAGATGCCAAGGTTGAATTAAGGAAAAAATACTTTTCGCCACCTTGCTTACAAGGAGATTAATAAACTAGGATTTTAGTATCAGCTATTTAATTGCGCTGCCTGAAAATATAAGTACACCCATTATAAACCGCGTGGGTAAAGATGGCAGGCCCTAAGCCCCATTTCCATTGTACAAGCCCACATGTCGCTCCCACTGCTAATAATCTCAATTGTGCTGCAAGCTGAGCATCATTGTGAGCCATTGTAAATGCATAGGTGGAAAAACATACACCCACTAACTCTGTTAGGGGGGTATCCAACATAACATTAAATTTTTTATCTAAAAACCGATTGAAGTGAGGAAGTCCGACTTGTATGATAAGATGAGGCATGCACCTAAAAACCAATTCTTCGATAATAGGAGCAACTAACACACAACCTACCAGCTCCTTTCCTTTGTCAGTGCTAAAGAATTTAGTTTTTAAGCTTGAACGCTGGCACGCGTAATCTATAGTTTTAACGCTTATGTTCTCAAAAACAACAATACTCTCATTCATGCCTGCATTAAGGGGCTTCCAAATTTTATCTTTTACACAATCTGGCACTCCACTCCAGAGGCTACACCCTGTCCGTCTAAAAATTTGCCTTCCACAAGAATACAGAGTAGGAGTAATGGGATAAAACAATAATACGCCTGCTATGCCTGCCATTGTATAGGAAACAACATTGGTAGAATTCATATTAAACTCTTTTGTGAAGTTAAAGTTAATATTATTATAATAATATAAATAATTTAAAACAATAAATCTTTTATATAAAACAATAATTAATAAATGGAGTTTATTTGATTATAAAAAGTTCTTAGAAAAATAAGATTAATTTGCACCCCCCAAAAAAAATTTATCGCCTGAATGTAGAGATTTTATAAGTATAAAATTTATTGAATAAAACTTAAGCCGATAGCTTATTAAGATAATAATCCTTCTATTTCCTACCTTTTTGTTTTCCCTGCCTATATTTATCCGATAGAAAATTTGGTGGAAAAAAACTATTTGATAGGTAGATAATTTAATATGGATGTATAATTCTATTTATATATAATCAATCTTTGGTCTATAAAATAAAGATAAACTATGAATTCAATCCTGGAAGAAATAAAACAAGACTTTATTAAACCTGCTTTTGAAAAAAAAGCGCTTCAAGCTACGGCGCGCGAGTGCGGCTATGATATTAATTTAACTTTTTCCCCTAAAGAAAAAGAGATTCTTATTAATCATTTTGTTAAGTCTCTTTTAAAAAAAATAGAAGACCATTACCAAAAAAACAGTGAATTTGCTTCGATCCGTGTCAACCTCTCAGGAAAGGTGGAAAAAATCACTCGAAGAAAATTTGAGAAGAAAAATATATGCATTGTTTCTGAAAATTCTAGAGATTTTCATGATCAGTCACTTGAAGACTTTTTTCCTGTTTTTGAAAATGTTTTGAATTATTTAAAAACTTGGAGAAGGTACAAGTACTGAGAACTCAATTGAGATTCAGATAATAAATAGGTCTAGTTTTTCAGTAGAAGAATTTTCTATCCTTGCTAAAAAATGGCGAGGATAAAAATTTTTAAAGCACCTTGTGCAAATAGCGTTGCTTATAAAACTACTTCTTAATCTGGAAGAAGCTTAGCTGGTTACCATTTCAGGCCACCCACCATCCCAGGATATCAAAGAGCCCTTCGGTGGATTTTAAAGAATTAGAGCGAGAGATAAGAGCAGAGAGGCTCTTGTTAAAAGTACTGTATTAAAACAAGCGAAGCGTCTAAAATAACCTTTTTTATGCCTTTTAATATTGTCGTTTTGATTTATGAACAAGCCTACGAAGCCTTTTTTATTGAGAATCAATCCTCATATAAGACAGACCCAATATCTTAAAGATTTAATCGACTATCGGGAACTTTTATATTTTTTTGCATGGCGCGATATTTTAGTGCGCTACAAGGAAGCTTTTTTTGGAATAGCTTGGGCAGTCATTCGCCCTCTCATCAATATGGGAATTTTTGCGCTGGTGTTTGGGAAAATCGCCCATCTCTCCTCGGGAAATATCAACTATGCTTCTTTTGTCTTAGCCGGTTTGCTTCCTTGGCAATTATGTTCTAATGCTCTAGTAGAGGGCTCAACGAGTATTCTCCATCATGCCAATCTAATCTCTAAAATTTATTTTCCTCGTATCATCATACCTACCGCACAAATTGCTGTACATTTTGCAGACTTTCTCATAGGCATGATTTTGTTATTCTTTTTTTGTTTTATTGTTCAGCCTTTAAATTTTGCCACATTGATGGGTTTACCTATCTTTATTATGCTTGCTTTGCTATTAAGTGAAGGAGGATCTCTTTGGCTTTCCGCTTTGACAGTAAAATTTAAAGATTGTAGGTTTTTAATTCCTTTTGTTGTCCAAATTGGCATGTTTATTTCTCCTGTAGGTTATAGCAGCAGCGAGATTTCTAGCCAATGGATCTGGCTATACTGCTTGAATCCTATGGTAGGAATTATAGATGGGTTCAGGTGGTCTCTTTTTGGCTTTACCTACCCTCATTTGGTTTATTCCATCGCTACTTCTGCTGTTGTTACGCTTATTTTAGTAATTACCGGTTTTCTTTATTTTCGTAAAATGGAACGCTCTTTTGTGGATAGGTTGTAAATGGGTAATTTAAATATCGTTGAAGTAAAAAATGTTTCGAAAAAGTATACGATATTTCATGATCAACCCCCCTTAGGGCAAACGACACTGGTAGAAACATTGGCTACGCACGGACGTCGTTTTTGGAAGAGAATGAGGGGCCATAAATGCCGAGCAGCAGCTGCAGAAGAAAAGCAAACAGAAGAATTTTGGGCCTTGAGAGATATTTCACTAGCCATAGAAGAAGGTGACCGATTTGGAATTATTGGCCGCAATGGTGCAGGAAAGTCTACCTTGCTAAAGTTGCTCTCACGCATCATCATGCCTTCTGACGGTGAAATTTTTCTTCGAGGAAAGATCTCCAGCCTACTGGAAGTAGGCACAGGCTTTCATCCTGAATTGACAGGAAGAGAAAATGTCTTTTTAAATGGTGCTATATTAGGAATGAGTAAACGGGAAATTGCTCGAAAATTTGATGAAATTGTGGAATTTGCAGAGATTGAAAAATTTTTAGATACGCCCGTCAAGCGCTATTCAAGTGGGATGTACACGCGCTTAGGATTTTCCATAGCCGCTTATTTAGATCCTCAGGTATTGGTCCTAGATGAAGTATTAGCGGTAGGCGATGCCCCTTTTCAAGCTAAATGTATAAAAAAAATGCGTGAGCTGGCATTGAGTGGCAGAACAATTATTTTTGTCAGCCATAATATTCATTCTTTGTTAGAAATCTGTAATAAAGGAATTTATTTAGAGAATGGGCGACAGATTGAGGTCGGTTCTATAGAAAGATGTATAAAAGCCTATGAACAAAAAATTCAAGGAAACCTGACGAGTTAAATGGTAAGAATACTTTTAAATTGTTTAGATACCTTGGGAAAATCAATGGCGGGACCGGCCATTCGTTATTGGGAATTTGCGCACGCACTCGCTAAAAGCCATCAAGTGACGCTACGTGTTCCTAATCAAACTGATCAAGTCTCTACCAACTTTACGATAAGCACAGGTCCCATCCAGTTTAAAAAGATAGATGTTATCATCACTCAAACTATCGACCCAAACCTTGCCCTCCATGCTAAGCGTCATAAAATTCCTCTTATCTATGATGCCTACGACCCTGAACCCTTAGAGCATTTAGAAATTTTCAAGCCCTCAGCACTTAAAGTAAGAAAACATCTTAATCGTGCGATTATCCATACTATTAATTTCAATCTACGCATGGCTGATGCGGTGATTTGCGCCAATCATCGGCAAAGAGATCTATGGATAGGTGCTTTATTAAGTTTAAGAAAAATTTCCCCTAGCATTTATGATCAAGATGAAACGTTACATAAACTAGTAGGCATCGCCCCTTTTGGGATTCCTTCCCGCCCTGCTATTCAATCTAACAGCGGTTTTCGCGAAAAATTTAACATTAAAGCTTCAGATAAGCTTCTCTTATGGGGAGGGGGCATTTGGAACTGGTTTGATCCTTTGACTCTTATTCGTGCGGTTAAGGAGCTATCTAAGCAAAGAAGCGATATAAAGCTGGTTTTTATGGGCATCAGGCATCCTAATGCCAGCATTCCTATCATGAGTATGGCTAATAAAGCAATTAAGCTAGCGGAAGACTTAAAAATTAAAGATCAGTTTGTTTTCTTTAATGAACAATGGATACCTTATGAAGAACGTGAAAATTTTCTTTTGGATGCAGATATTGGGGTATCCACACATTTTGAGCATTTGGAAACTCAATATTCCTTTCGCACCAGGCTCTTAGATTATATTTGGGCAGGCTTGCCCCTGATTACTACTGAGGGTGATGTCTTTGCAGAACTCGTCTTGAAAAATAAAATTGGCAAAGTGGTACCTGCACAAGATATTCAGGCTTTAGTTTTAGCGATAAGCCAGCTAATAGATAATTCAGCTGAAACGCTAAGAATAAAAAGCAAGCTTAAAGAACTAAGGGAGCAGCTTGTCTGGGAAAAAGCTGTAGTCCCTCTTGAAGAAATTATTGAGCATTTAATGAATAATCCTCTTAAAAATTATTTTGCTTATGATCTTGCCAAAATATTTTATTATCAGCTTCAAAAATGCCATCCTTGGAATTTAATAGAAAGATGGTGGGTAAGGCGGAATAATGGAATCAAAACCTAGCTTTTCTAACCATCGCAAGGTTGATATCCTGCTGGCCACTTATAATGGAGAAAGGTACTTAGCAGAGCAAATAGAGTCTTTGTTAAATCAAACCTATCCTGCTATTCATCTTTTAATTCGAGATGATGCTTCTATAGATAATACCCCCTTAATTATTAAAAGCTATCTTTCCAAGTTTCCTGATAGGATAACCTTTTTCCAAGGTAGAAAGCGTCAAGGCGTGAAAGCTAATTTTTCTCAGCTGATGAAAGCTTCAACCTCTTCTTATCTCATGTTTTCTGACCAAGATGATGTATGGAAGCCTAATAAAGTTGAAAAATCTCTTTCTTGTATGCTAGCCATGGAAAATCAGTATGGGGAACTTCCTTTGCTAGTCCATAGCGACCTCACCGTGGTAGATGAAAATTTACATCTGTTGGACCCCTCTTTTTGGCATTATACTCATCTTAAGCCCCATCATTCTTCTAGCTTAAATAGATTATTAACTCAAAATGGAGTGACTGGGTGCACGATAATGATCAATCGCCTCCTGAATGAAATGGCCAGGCCCATCCCTCATGAAGCTTTTATGCATGATTGGTGGTTAGCTTTAACCGCCTCGGCATTCGGCCAAATAGGGGTCATTAATGAGGCTACTCTTTACTACAGGCAACATTCCACAAATACATTAGGTGCGCAAAAATTTTTTAATTTCTATAATATGAAAAAAAAATTGCATAAATGGCGCCAGACCGATGAAAAGAAATTTCAACAGGCTTTAATTTTCTATCAGCGCTATCAGAAGTTGCTAAGTCTTTCGCAACAAAAGATTCTAAAAGATTTCTTAAAGCTTGCTCAGCTTCCTTGGATGAAGAGAAAAAAAACAGTTTATTGTCATGGGTTTTTTAAGCAGGGATGGGTGCGAAACCTAGCGGATTTTTTCTTAGGGTGATAGGGGAAAGCAGCTCCTCACCCTTAAAAATACCTTATTCACATTAAACAATGCTTATAGAGAGCAGGTATGCTAGCAAATGCCAATTTATTAAAATTTTCTTTTTGGGTATGGCCCTATTTTGCCATGCTCGTCATAGGCTTAACGTTTCCCTCAGACGGTAACCATGGAATGATGACTCCTAAAAGTGGGTTATTCCTTGGGTGTTTT contains:
- a CDS encoding ABC transporter ATP-binding protein, with translation MGNLNIVEVKNVSKKYTIFHDQPPLGQTTLVETLATHGRRFWKRMRGHKCRAAAAEEKQTEEFWALRDISLAIEEGDRFGIIGRNGAGKSTLLKLLSRIIMPSDGEIFLRGKISSLLEVGTGFHPELTGRENVFLNGAILGMSKREIARKFDEIVEFAEIEKFLDTPVKRYSSGMYTRLGFSIAAYLDPQVLVLDEVLAVGDAPFQAKCIKKMRELALSGRTIIFVSHNIHSLLEICNKGIYLENGRQIEVGSIERCIKAYEQKIQGNLTS
- a CDS encoding glycosyltransferase family 2 protein is translated as MESKPSFSNHRKVDILLATYNGERYLAEQIESLLNQTYPAIHLLIRDDASIDNTPLIIKSYLSKFPDRITFFQGRKRQGVKANFSQLMKASTSSYLMFSDQDDVWKPNKVEKSLSCMLAMENQYGELPLLVHSDLTVVDENLHLLDPSFWHYTHLKPHHSSSLNRLLTQNGVTGCTIMINRLLNEMARPIPHEAFMHDWWLALTASAFGQIGVINEATLYYRQHSTNTLGAQKFFNFYNMKKKLHKWRQTDEKKFQQALIFYQRYQKLLSLSQQKILKDFLKLAQLPWMKRKKTVYCHGFFKQGWVRNLADFFLG
- a CDS encoding type II toxin-antitoxin system RelE/ParE family toxin — protein: MSIKIFLGKIEDIDDFKKSLAENSEQGDVITGTGGIRKAHLKSTPKGKKGGFRVGYLNIEDRVILFSLFIYSKNEQENLSQEEKVELKQIAKAIKKRIKMSKLFKGLEEVLALILRKVTLKVGAYRNP
- a CDS encoding ABC transporter permease, with protein sequence MNKPTKPFLLRINPHIRQTQYLKDLIDYRELLYFFAWRDILVRYKEAFFGIAWAVIRPLINMGIFALVFGKIAHLSSGNINYASFVLAGLLPWQLCSNALVEGSTSILHHANLISKIYFPRIIIPTAQIAVHFADFLIGMILLFFFCFIVQPLNFATLMGLPIFIMLALLLSEGGSLWLSALTVKFKDCRFLIPFVVQIGMFISPVGYSSSEISSQWIWLYCLNPMVGIIDGFRWSLFGFTYPHLVYSIATSAVVTLILVITGFLYFRKMERSFVDRL
- a CDS encoding CPBP family intramembrane glutamic endopeptidase; this encodes MNSTNVVSYTMAGIAGVLLFYPITPTLYSCGRQIFRRTGCSLWSGVPDCVKDKIWKPLNAGMNESIVVFENISVKTIDYACQRSSLKTKFFSTDKGKELVGCVLVAPIIEELVFRCMPHLIIQVGLPHFNRFLDKKFNVMLDTPLTELVGVCFSTYAFTMAHNDAQLAAQLRLLAVGATCGLVQWKWGLGPAIFTHAVYNGCTYIFRQRN
- a CDS encoding glycosyltransferase; this translates as MVRILLNCLDTLGKSMAGPAIRYWEFAHALAKSHQVTLRVPNQTDQVSTNFTISTGPIQFKKIDVIITQTIDPNLALHAKRHKIPLIYDAYDPEPLEHLEIFKPSALKVRKHLNRAIIHTINFNLRMADAVICANHRQRDLWIGALLSLRKISPSIYDQDETLHKLVGIAPFGIPSRPAIQSNSGFREKFNIKASDKLLLWGGGIWNWFDPLTLIRAVKELSKQRSDIKLVFMGIRHPNASIPIMSMANKAIKLAEDLKIKDQFVFFNEQWIPYEERENFLLDADIGVSTHFEHLETQYSFRTRLLDYIWAGLPLITTEGDVFAELVLKNKIGKVVPAQDIQALVLAISQLIDNSAETLRIKSKLKELREQLVWEKAVVPLEEIIEHLMNNPLKNYFAYDLAKIFYYQLQKCHPWNLIERWWVRRNNGIKT